Proteins from a single region of Pseudomonas sp. BSw22131:
- a CDS encoding AAA family ATPase — protein sequence MSDNPTEPASPTDQAKPASAVADAAAPVSNPQQQRQRAVHLAQAIRHELQKAVIGQDAVIDDVLTALIGGGHVLIEGVPGLGKTLLVRALARCFGGEFARIQFTPDLMPSDVTGHAVYDLHTEQFKLRKGPLFTHLLLADEINRAPAKTQAALLEAMQERQVTLEGRALPVPQPFMVLATQNPIEQEGTYPLPEAELDRFMLKLRMDYPDAAQELEMVRQVSKSTRSDMLDVQPLRTLLQAKDVLVLQRIAGELPVDEQVLDYAVRLARATRTWPGLIIGAGPRASIALVRGARARALLRGGEFVIPDDIKSCALAVLRHRVRVSPELDIEGLSVDQVLKQLLDQVPAPRQ from the coding sequence GTGAGCGATAACCCGACAGAACCAGCGAGCCCGACAGATCAGGCAAAGCCTGCGTCCGCAGTCGCCGACGCTGCCGCACCCGTCAGCAATCCGCAGCAACAGCGTCAGCGCGCCGTGCACCTGGCTCAAGCAATCAGACATGAACTGCAAAAGGCCGTCATTGGACAGGATGCCGTGATCGACGATGTGCTGACGGCCCTTATCGGCGGCGGCCATGTGCTGATCGAAGGCGTACCGGGGCTGGGCAAGACCCTCCTTGTGCGCGCCCTCGCCCGCTGCTTCGGTGGCGAGTTCGCGCGCATTCAGTTCACTCCCGACCTGATGCCCAGCGATGTGACGGGCCACGCGGTATACGACCTGCACACCGAGCAGTTCAAGCTGCGTAAAGGTCCGCTGTTCACTCACTTACTGCTGGCTGATGAAATCAATCGTGCTCCCGCCAAGACCCAGGCCGCATTGCTTGAGGCCATGCAGGAGCGGCAGGTCACCCTGGAGGGCCGCGCGCTGCCAGTGCCGCAACCCTTTATGGTGCTGGCGACGCAAAACCCTATCGAACAGGAAGGCACCTATCCCTTGCCGGAGGCCGAGCTAGACCGGTTTATGCTGAAGCTGCGAATGGACTACCCCGACGCCGCGCAAGAGCTTGAAATGGTCAGGCAGGTGAGTAAATCGACACGCTCGGACATGCTCGACGTGCAACCGCTGCGCACGTTGCTGCAAGCCAAAGACGTATTGGTGCTGCAGCGTATTGCGGGCGAGCTGCCGGTTGACGAGCAGGTGCTCGACTATGCCGTGCGTCTGGCGCGTGCAACCCGGACGTGGCCGGGGTTGATCATCGGTGCCGGCCCTCGCGCATCCATCGCACTCGTACGGGGGGCGCGAGCTCGCGCACTGCTGCGGGGCGGCGAATTCGTGATACCCGATGACATAAAAAGCTGCGCACTGGCCGTTTTGAGGCATCGGGTCAGGGTCTCGCCGGAGCTCGATATAGAGGGGCTGTCTGTGGATCAAGTGCTCAAGCAACTCCTCGATCAGGTTCCGGCGCCCCGCCAATGA
- a CDS encoding epoxide hydrolase family protein: MTHLIKPFPLQVPQAQLDDLARRLTQTRWPDPETVSDNSQGPRLERLRALVERWRNGYDWRATEAQLNQWNSSRIEIDSLGIHFLHIRSPHPDALPLLMTHGWPGSILEFRAMIGPLTDPAAHGGKASDAFHLVIPALPGFGFSDKPRSQGWGVSKTAAAWAQLMDRLGYGQRWAAQGGDWGAAVTTALGQMRPPGLIGIHLNMVMYRPTEEEVAQATPEEQRMLADAQRYERELSGYMKVQSTRPQSVGFALADSPVGLAAWVYALFQDASDTGGEPERVIELDALIDDIMLYWLPNAGPSSVRFYWEGMDEMQKQRPAPAVPIPAGVSMFPGELLRLSRRWAQARFDDLRFFAEAEHGGHFAAMENPATLIEHVRDTFRLLR, encoded by the coding sequence TATCAAGCCCTTTCCCCTTCAAGTCCCCCAGGCGCAACTCGACGACCTGGCTCGGCGCCTGACGCAAACCCGCTGGCCTGACCCAGAAACCGTATCCGACAACAGCCAAGGGCCACGGCTTGAGCGTCTGCGCGCGCTGGTCGAGCGCTGGCGTAATGGCTATGACTGGCGGGCCACTGAAGCCCAACTCAACCAGTGGAACAGCAGCCGGATCGAGATCGACAGTCTTGGTATTCACTTTCTTCACATCCGCTCACCTCACCCTGACGCCTTGCCTTTGCTAATGACCCACGGCTGGCCAGGCTCTATTCTTGAGTTCAGGGCGATGATTGGGCCACTCACCGACCCGGCCGCCCACGGTGGCAAGGCCAGCGATGCGTTCCATTTGGTGATCCCGGCGCTACCGGGCTTTGGTTTCAGTGATAAGCCACGTTCTCAGGGCTGGGGCGTCAGCAAAACTGCGGCGGCCTGGGCTCAGTTGATGGACCGTTTGGGATATGGCCAGCGCTGGGCCGCCCAGGGAGGGGATTGGGGCGCGGCCGTGACCACCGCCCTTGGGCAGATGCGCCCACCTGGCCTGATCGGCATTCACCTGAACATGGTGATGTACCGACCCACCGAGGAGGAAGTCGCGCAGGCCACCCCTGAAGAACAGCGCATGTTGGCCGATGCACAACGCTACGAGCGAGAGCTTTCCGGTTATATGAAAGTGCAAAGCACCCGGCCGCAGTCAGTAGGCTTCGCCTTGGCGGATTCGCCCGTTGGCCTGGCGGCGTGGGTGTATGCGCTGTTTCAGGATGCCTCCGACACCGGCGGAGAGCCTGAGCGGGTAATCGAGCTCGATGCGCTCATCGACGACATCATGCTGTACTGGCTGCCTAATGCTGGACCCAGCTCGGTCCGTTTCTATTGGGAAGGGATGGACGAAATGCAAAAGCAACGCCCTGCCCCCGCTGTACCCATCCCAGCGGGCGTGAGCATGTTCCCGGGCGAGTTGCTTCGTCTCTCACGGCGCTGGGCGCAGGCGCGTTTTGACGATCTGAGGTTCTTCGCTGAAGCCGAGCACGGCGGCCACTTCGCGGCCATGGAAAACCCGGCAACGCTCATCGAGCATGTGCGTGACACCTTCCGCCTGCTGCGTTAA